Genomic window (Parabacteroides sp. FAFU027):
GTAAGGCTATGAATATTGATGGTTTTGGTGGAGAAACCGCAGAACTCCTGTTTAAAAACGGTTTAATTCATAATATATCAGATATTTACGATCTAAAATATGAATCTGTACTTAAACTGGAAAGATTTGCCGAGAAGTCTGCAATGAACCTTATTTCAGGTATAGAAAACTCTAAAAAGGTACCTTTCGAAAGGGTTTTATTTGCTTTAGGAATACGCTTTGTTGGGGAAACTGTAGCAAAGAAACTGGCAAAAGCATTCAAGTCTATTGACAATCTTGAAAAGGCACAATTACCAGAACTTATTTCTATAGACGAAATCGGAGAAAGAATTGGCCAAAGTGTAGTTGAATTCTTCTCTAATCTGGTTAATATCGAGATAATCTCCAGACTTAAAGAAGCTGGGGTACAATTAGAAATTTCTGAGTCTCAAACTGAAAATTTATCAGAGAAACTAGCCGGACTAACAATCGTTATTAGTGGTACATTCACGAAGCATTCCCGGGATGAGTACAAAACTTTAATTGAAAATAACGGTGGTAAAAACTCCGGATCGATATCAGCTAAAACGAATTACTTGTTGGCTGGCGAAAATATGGGTCCAGCAAAACTCGAAAAAGCTACCAAATTAGGAGTAAAAATCATATCAGAAGACGAATTCTTAACTATGATCGGGAATGATTAAGAGTATTATAACCAATAAAATCAGGAACAATATCCAGAAGCAGGTAAAAACAGCTGCTATAATAGATTTTTCCGATATACGGAAAATTGTTCTTATTTTCGAAATAGCTGATTATCCGTTTATTCAGAATGTGGTTTCGCAATTGGAGAATGAAGGGAAAGAATGTCGTTTAGTCGTTTATTCGGAAGCGAAAGAAAAAAACTTCCCGGAAATACGAGGATTTATTTTTTCCAATAGGGATCTGGACTTCTGGAATGTTCCTAAATCGGAGATAGAAACACGTTTTTTAGATGAAATATCCGATGCTGATATGCTTCTGGATTTGACGGTTCACAACTATTTGCCGTTGAGCTATTTAATTTCGAAAGCATCGGTAAAACTAAAAGCTGGGATAAAAAAAGAGGGCTTTGACTTGTATGACTTTATGCTGGAAGCCCCTAAAAATGTAGACTTCAGATTTCTTTCTGAGCAGATTATGTCTTATCTTCGCAAACTCAAATCTTAACGATCAGAATCAGACTCAATATATGATACAGGTAAATTTAAAAGGGATGGGAGTAGCACTGATTACTCCTTTTAAAGAAGATGAATCAATCGATTTTGAGGCGTTAGGCAAATTAATTGATTTTCAGATAAATAATGGAATAGATTATTTAGTTGTGCTGGGTACAACTGCAGAAACACCGACTCTTTCCGAGACTGAAAAGAAACAAATCATCCAGTTTGCTGTTGAGCGTGTTAATGGTCGTGTTCCCGTCGTTTTAGGAGTAGGAGGTAACAGTACGAAATCAGTCGTTGAAAAGTTAAAAAACGATGATTTTACCGGTATTGATGCTATTTTATCGGTTGCACCATACTATAATAAACCTACTCAGGAAGGAATTTATCAACATTTTAAAGCGATTGCACAAGCCACTAAACTCCCAATAGTACTTTATAATGTACCAGGAAGAACAGGGGTTAATATGACAGCCGAGACAACATTAAGACTTGCACGCGAATTTGATAACGTTGTAGCCATTAAAGAAGCATCTGGTAATATCACTCAAATGGATGATATTATTAAGAATAAACCAAAAGATTTTTTGGTGATTTCCGGAGATGACGGAATTACCTTTCCGCTAATAACTTTAGGTGCTGTAGGTGTTATCTCTGTTATTGGTAACGCTTTTCCGAAAGAATTCAGCAAAATGGTTCGTTTGGCTTTAAATGGTGATTATGCTAATGCACTTCAAATCCACCACCGTTTTACGGAACTGATTGATTTGTTATTTGTAGATGGTAATCCAGCTGGAGTAAAAAGCATCCTTCATGTTATGGGATATATCGAAAATAGACTTCGCTTACCTTTAGTTCCAACAAGAATTACTACATTCGAAAAAATCAGAAAAATACTTGAGGAATTGAACGTCAAATACTGATGATATTGTAAAACTCTGTTTTATATGGAAAAGGCTATCTAAGTAATTGGGTAGCCTTTTTATGTTTTTGTCATGCTTCTTTTCACTTTGCTTTCCTTGTAGTATTTACGAGCATAATTCCACTCAATAAAAACTCTATTAGAAAGTTACATAATTAATATTATGTTAAGTAGATGGGAGATAACAAAGTTGTACTTTTTAGAGAAACAATATTCAGTCATTCTTTCAAACAAAAATGGAAAAACACAAGCTCTTTCCAAATATTGCCTGGATCTTTTTTCTTTTCAGACAAATTCCGATATTTGTCATTGAAATCAATAATTAGAATGATGAAATATAATTTTGACGAAGTCATTGACAGAACCGGAACTTCAACTTATAAAATCGATTTACTTCAGTCTCGCTTCGGAGCCAATGATATTTTACCTTTATGGGTAGCTGATATGGATTTTCGTTCTCCAGACTTTATAATGGACGCTATTCGCGAACGGGCAAACCATGAGGTGTTGGGTTATACTATACGAAATAAAGAATGGTATCAGCCTATTGCACAGTGGATTAAGCAAAAACACAACTGGCACGTAGAATCAAACTGGATTGGTTATGTACCCGGGATTTTACCGGGAATCGTTCTGGCAATGCAGACTTTTACTCAACCAGAAGATAAAATAGTAATACAGCCCCCTATTTATCCCCCATTTATGAGTATGGTCAAAAATAATGACCGTCAAATCGTTTATAATCAATTGATTCAGAAGAATGGTGAAATCCGGATGGATTTGGAAAATCTGAAACAGTTGATTGATGAAAAAACAAAAATGTTGTTATTGTGCAGTCCTCATAATCCTGGTGGTAGAGTTTGGACCAAAGAGGAACTATTAGCGCTTCTTGAAATCTGTAAGGAGCATAATATTCTGGTAATTTCAGATGAAATTCATGCTGATTTGGTCTTGCCTGGAAATACTCATGTTCCCTTTCCGACAATATCAGAAGATGCAGCAAATCAATGTATTACATTTATGGCCCCCAGTAAAACCTTTAATATTGCCGGCCTGGCTTCTGCGTCGTTTATTATCCCGAATGATGAATTACGAGCAAAGTTCAGACTCAAGGTCGAAGCTGCTGAAATCGGTGGAGGGAATATTTTTGCATCTGTTGCAACTAAAGCAGCTTATGAGCACGGTGCAGAATGGCTAAACCAACTTGTTCATTATATTCAGGAGAATGTCAATTATGTCGATGAATATTTAAAGGCTCATTTGCCGAAAATCAAAGCATTTATACCTCAGGCCTCTTTTTTAATATGGCTGGATTTCAGCGAATTAGGACTGTCAGATGATGAAATACGAAGAATATTAATACAGGAAGCCAAATTAGGGTTTAATCACGGGCCTAGCTTTGGTCCCGGTGGTGAAGGATATCAGCGAATGAATGTCGGTTGTTCCCGATTGGTGATTGAAGAAGCGATGAAAAGATTATCCTCTGCTTTTACTCAATATTGTTAAGCATAAAAATCCCCACAACCTATGAAGTAGTGGGGATTTTTGTATTTATCTGATTGTAACCATTGTAGCACCAAATCCGTATTCCCTGAATGAGGCATCCTGATAGGTGCAGGATTTGTATTTCGATTTCAACTCATCAAGAATAGCTTTTCGGAGCACCCCCTCCCCTTTTCCATGAATAAAAACAATCTTACTGCCTTTGATTTTCAGATTCTCAGTCATCACGGACCTGAATTTATCCATCTGATACTGAATCATATCAGCATTGCTGAGTCCGGCAGTATTATCCAGTAAGTTATTGATATGCAGGTCAATTTCCAGAATCTGATTCGATAGATTTTTATTAATCGTTTGTGGTTGACGTCTTTCATTGAAGGATTTCTCTTTCATGGCAAGTTCCAACTCTTCAGCACTCACCTGAATCTGTTTTTCAGGAATATCATTTTTTACTATCGGGTAAATTAAGGCCTCCTCGTCAAAATAGTCATTACTCCGGAAGCTGTGAAGTTTATAGAATTTGACTGTATCCAGTTTATAATCAACCGATACCGGATTCTTCAGTTCAAATGTTTTGCCCTGCTTGAAAGAAACGAACTGGATGCTGATTTTTTCCAGATCATTCAACTCTTCTTTCGAAAATTCTTCCAGGAATACCTTTTGATTAGGTTCGATTAGCCCCGAATAGCGTAGATTCCAGCCATTTGCCGGTTTATTCAGATATGACAACTGAAGAAAATAGTTGCTGTCATTCACGATATATGCCTCAAAATTTGAGTTCTGAAGACTTTTAGGTTCCATCGGTAGAAAGGCGAGAAAAACGTTTAATTTATCCCCTTCACGCGTTTCTAAAACCTTGGGAGCAGGTGCTTCAACCGTTGGTCTTCTGACTTCTTGTTTTGCTGAAACCTGAGGCGTGGAAGACGGTTTGGACTGACCTCCTACCGGTTCAATAACAACACATTCACGAATCAGAACGGGAGTATCAAATCCATCCTCCTCTTCTACTTCAACTAAATCCTTATTTATGAAACGTTTTACTACGCCACCACCGGTAGCATTCAGAAAACGCACTTTATCTCCAATCTTTACTGCCATTTTTATTCTTTATTTGTTCTACAAAGGTCTTTAATCTCGGTGAAATAAGCAATTATTCGAAGATAAAATGATATACTATCGTATAAACGGTCGATTTAGTACTATTTTTGTATCATATAGTCACTAATTCATAGCAGTCATGACTGAAACAAAGAAATTACGCAGAACTTATGACCGGAGAATCGCCGGTGTTTGTGGTGGAATTGCCAAATATTTTGATTTGGATCCGACTTTAGTGCGTATTGCCTATGCATTATTAACCGTATTTACTGCATTTTCGGGAGTTATTATCTACCTGATTTTGTGGTTTGTAATCCCAGACGAGGAGTGATGGAATTTAAGATCGAATCACCATATAAACCTACCGGAGATCAACCGGAAGCTATCGCTCAGCTCACAAAAGGGGTGCTTGAGGGTATTCCGTACCAGACCTTATTAGGTGTAACAGGGTCTGGAAAGACTTTTACCGTTGCAAATATTATCGAAAAGGTCAACAAGCCTACGCTGATTCTGAGCCATAATAAAACTTTGGCTGCACAGCTTTATGGCGAGTTTAAGAACTTCTTTCCGCACAATTCGGTCGAATATTTCGTCTCCTATTACGACTATTACCAACCGGAAGCCTATATCCCAACCACCGATACCTATATAGAGAAAGACCTGGCTATCAATGATGAACTGGAAAAGCTCAGACTTTCAGCTACTTCTGCCCTACTATCCGGACGTAAGGATGTGCTGGTTGTATCATCGGTTTCCTGCCTGTTTGGTATCGGAAATCCGGAAGATTTTCATAACAATGTGGTGGTAATCCAAGTGGGGCAAAAAATCACGAGAAACGCCTTTTTACGCTCTCTGGTGGACAGTCTTTATTCGCGCAACGAAGTAGAGCTTAAGCATGGTAATTTTCGCGTAAAAGGCGATACTGTGGATATTTTCCTGGCCTATACGGATGAGATTCTACGGGTTATTTTCTGGGGAGATGAAATAGAAACCATTGAGACAGTAGATCCTATCAGCGGATTAACGCTTTCATCTGTTGATAGTTATAATATTTATCCTGCGAATATCTTTGTAACCACTAAGGAGAGCCTGAACCGCGCCATTGGTGAAATAGAGATTGATTTAGGTAAACAGGTGGAATTTTTCCATTCTATCGGCAAAGAATACGAGGCAAAACGCATCCAGGAGCGTGTTACATACGATCTGGAGATGATAAGGGAAGTCGGCCATTGCTCCGGTATTGAGAATTATTCACGATATTTTGACGGACGTGCTCCTGGTACACGCCCTTTCTGTCTGATAGACTATTTTCCCAAAGACTTTCTGGTCGTAATTGATGAAAGCCACGTTACCATTCCTCAAATTCGGGGAATGTACGGTGGAGACCATTCCCGCAAAGTGAATCTGGTGGAATATGGGTTCCGTCTTCCGGCTGCCATTGATAACCGTCCACTTCGTTTCGAGGAATTTGAGCAATTGGCACAACAAATCATCTACGTGAGTGCTACTCCAGCTGATTATGAGCTGGTTAAATCTGAAGGTGTCGTTGTCGAACAGGTCATTCGTCCAACCGGATTGCTGGATCCGATTATTGAAGTTCGTCCGAGTCTGAATCAGATTGACGACCTGATGGAGGAAATTCAGCTTCGAGTGGAACGTGACGAGCGTGTACTGATTACTACGCTGACCAAACGTATGGCCGAAGAGCTGAATGCCTATCTGGGACGATTGAATTTCCGATGCAACTATATTCACTCCGACGTGGATACGCTTGATCGTGTGCGACTGATGGAGGATTTACGTAATGGACTTTATGACATTTTGATTGGTGTGAATCTCTTACGTGAAGGTCTTGACTTGCCGGAGGTTTCGCTTGTGGCTATCCTGGATGCGGATAAAGAGGGATTTCTTCGCTCCCACCGCTCGCTGACACAGACGGCAGGACGTGCTGCACGTAACCTGAACGGGAAAGTGATCATGTATGCCGATAAAATCACCGACAGCATGCGCAAAACGATTGACGAGACCAATCGTCGTCGGGAAAAACAGCTCGCTTATAACGAAGCTAACGGTATTACACCACAGGCTATTCAGAAGGCTCGTACTTCGATTCTGGGAGAAGATTTCAGAAAATCACATCCTGATATTTACGTGGAAAAAGAGACTATCGAAGTGGCCGCCGATCCGGTTGTTCAGTATATGGGTAAAGCTCAATTAGAGAAAGCCATCGAAAAGACCCGCAAGATGATGCAGGAAGCTGCCAAGAAGCTGGAATTCATTGAAGCAGCACAGTATCGAGACGAGATGGTCAAGCTAGAAGAGCTGGTGAAAAGCAAATTCGGCTGATTTGAGTATTCTCATCTTGTTGTAAAACCATATTTTATCCGTCAATCTTTTGAATATTCAGAGGATTGGCGGATTTTTTTATTGCAGAACCACTCATAAAGCATGTCATTTTGTTATATGTATATAGTTTAGGACTTTATGAGGTGTAATTGCTCCATAAAAGAGCCCTACTCTATTGAAAATATACCCTTATCAGACAGATTCATTCTGAAATGTTATTCCCCTTAACTAAACCTTTTTCTAATATTCCTGTCAAACCTACTCAATGAAAACACAATATCCGTAATCCATTAATAATTAATTCATGAAAAGAATTGTACTTACAGCCATTTGCGCCGTGCTTTGGAGTGTGCTGCTTAATGCGCAAACCACATCAACTCCGACAACCGCTTCTACAGTTAAGTTTACAGCTACGGGGCGCATTCTGGATGCCAAAACCAAGACAGCTATCGAAGGTGCTACCGTCCGGTTGATGAAACAAGGTTCCACTGCCCTGTTAGGCGGTACTGCTACCGATAATAACGGTACTTTTACCCTGAAAAATATTACTGTTGGCAATTATGTACTGCAAATTAGCTTTCTGGGATATAATAATGAAACACGCGTTGTAAGAGTGATTGGTTCAGCTAAACCGGTTTTCAATCTTGGTGATATTTCCCTCTCAGAGAATTCGGTCATGCTGAAAGAAGCGACAGTGGTGGGTAAAATCACAGAAATGGTAGTAAAAGAAGATACCATTGAATACAACCCCGAAGCTTTCAAAATGCAGCCTGGAGCTGTTGTTGAAGACCTGCTGAAGCGTATCAATGGCGTGGAGATTGACTCTGAAGGTAAGATTACCGTTGCCGGGAAAGAGGTGAAAAAGGTCTATGTAGATGGGAAACAGTTCTTTGGCAACGACCCGACTATGGCTACCAAGAACCTCACCACGGATATCATCGACAGAATTCAGGTGGTAGATAAGAAGTCTGACTTAGCTTTGCTGACCGGTATCGATGATGGTGAAAGCGAAACAGTCATCAACCTGACCATCAAGAAAGGGATGAAGAAAGGCTGGATGGTCAATGCTGAAGGTGGTCTGGGCCACGAAGTGATGGAAAGTGACAATGGTACCCGTTACCAGTCACGTGCAATGGTTAACCGCTTCCTGAATGACAGCCAGTTGTCTTTTATTGAAAATGCAAACAATATCAATGAGCGTGGCTCACGTGACTGGGGCTCAGGATTTGGTCAGCAAATGGGACGTCGCGGAGGCGGTATGAGTGCAGGTAATGGTATTACTACCTCTGATGTATTTGGAACAAACTTCGCTACAGAACTGAACAAAAAGCTGAAGATTGGTGGTAGCGCGATGTATAACCACTTTAATACTGATGCAAAGACCCGGAGCAGTACTCAGAAGCTGTTTCAAGACAGTACTTCTTTTGTCAACTCTACTGGTAATAATATAAATAACAGCAACAACCTGAATGTACAAATGAGAATGGAATACACTCCCGATTCATCATGGGCATTCGTTTTTACGCCATCGTTCAGTTATAATAAATCACACAGCGAATCAGAGTCAACCTCTGCTACTTTAGCCGGTGAAATCAGAGACTCAATCAATAGCAAGACTGGTACTTATATCAGTGAT
Coding sequences:
- a CDS encoding DUF6913 domain-containing protein, with product MIKSIITNKIRNNIQKQVKTAAIIDFSDIRKIVLIFEIADYPFIQNVVSQLENEGKECRLVVYSEAKEKNFPEIRGFIFSNRDLDFWNVPKSEIETRFLDEISDADMLLDLTVHNYLPLSYLISKASVKLKAGIKKEGFDLYDFMLEAPKNVDFRFLSEQIMSYLRKLKS
- the dapA gene encoding 4-hydroxy-tetrahydrodipicolinate synthase is translated as MIQVNLKGMGVALITPFKEDESIDFEALGKLIDFQINNGIDYLVVLGTTAETPTLSETEKKQIIQFAVERVNGRVPVVLGVGGNSTKSVVEKLKNDDFTGIDAILSVAPYYNKPTQEGIYQHFKAIAQATKLPIVLYNVPGRTGVNMTAETTLRLAREFDNVVAIKEASGNITQMDDIIKNKPKDFLVISGDDGITFPLITLGAVGVISVIGNAFPKEFSKMVRLALNGDYANALQIHHRFTELIDLLFVDGNPAGVKSILHVMGYIENRLRLPLVPTRITTFEKIRKILEELNVKY
- a CDS encoding MalY/PatB family protein, translated to MGDNKVVLFRETIFSHSFKQKWKNTSSFQILPGSFFFSDKFRYLSLKSIIRMMKYNFDEVIDRTGTSTYKIDLLQSRFGANDILPLWVADMDFRSPDFIMDAIRERANHEVLGYTIRNKEWYQPIAQWIKQKHNWHVESNWIGYVPGILPGIVLAMQTFTQPEDKIVIQPPIYPPFMSMVKNNDRQIVYNQLIQKNGEIRMDLENLKQLIDEKTKMLLLCSPHNPGGRVWTKEELLALLEICKEHNILVISDEIHADLVLPGNTHVPFPTISEDAANQCITFMAPSKTFNIAGLASASFIIPNDELRAKFRLKVEAAEIGGGNIFASVATKAAYEHGAEWLNQLVHYIQENVNYVDEYLKAHLPKIKAFIPQASFLIWLDFSELGLSDDEIRRILIQEAKLGFNHGPSFGPGGEGYQRMNVGCSRLVIEEAMKRLSSAFTQYC
- a CDS encoding DUF2027 domain-containing protein, with amino-acid sequence MAVKIGDKVRFLNATGGGVVKRFINKDLVEVEEEDGFDTPVLIRECVVIEPVGGQSKPSSTPQVSAKQEVRRPTVEAPAPKVLETREGDKLNVFLAFLPMEPKSLQNSNFEAYIVNDSNYFLQLSYLNKPANGWNLRYSGLIEPNQKVFLEEFSKEELNDLEKISIQFVSFKQGKTFELKNPVSVDYKLDTVKFYKLHSFRSNDYFDEEALIYPIVKNDIPEKQIQVSAEELELAMKEKSFNERRQPQTINKNLSNQILEIDLHINNLLDNTAGLSNADMIQYQMDKFRSVMTENLKIKGSKIVFIHGKGEGVLRKAILDELKSKYKSCTYQDASFREYGFGATMVTIR
- a CDS encoding PspC domain-containing protein, translated to MTETKKLRRTYDRRIAGVCGGIAKYFDLDPTLVRIAYALLTVFTAFSGVIIYLILWFVIPDEE
- the uvrB gene encoding excinuclease ABC subunit UvrB, which codes for MEFKIESPYKPTGDQPEAIAQLTKGVLEGIPYQTLLGVTGSGKTFTVANIIEKVNKPTLILSHNKTLAAQLYGEFKNFFPHNSVEYFVSYYDYYQPEAYIPTTDTYIEKDLAINDELEKLRLSATSALLSGRKDVLVVSSVSCLFGIGNPEDFHNNVVVIQVGQKITRNAFLRSLVDSLYSRNEVELKHGNFRVKGDTVDIFLAYTDEILRVIFWGDEIETIETVDPISGLTLSSVDSYNIYPANIFVTTKESLNRAIGEIEIDLGKQVEFFHSIGKEYEAKRIQERVTYDLEMIREVGHCSGIENYSRYFDGRAPGTRPFCLIDYFPKDFLVVIDESHVTIPQIRGMYGGDHSRKVNLVEYGFRLPAAIDNRPLRFEEFEQLAQQIIYVSATPADYELVKSEGVVVEQVIRPTGLLDPIIEVRPSLNQIDDLMEEIQLRVERDERVLITTLTKRMAEELNAYLGRLNFRCNYIHSDVDTLDRVRLMEDLRNGLYDILIGVNLLREGLDLPEVSLVAILDADKEGFLRSHRSLTQTAGRAARNLNGKVIMYADKITDSMRKTIDETNRRREKQLAYNEANGITPQAIQKARTSILGEDFRKSHPDIYVEKETIEVAADPVVQYMGKAQLEKAIEKTRKMMQEAAKKLEFIEAAQYRDEMVKLEELVKSKFG